A DNA window from Pirellulales bacterium contains the following coding sequences:
- a CDS encoding PQQ-binding-like beta-propeller repeat protein: MTRAAGWVIVVTTTIALWLAPLAQAQDWPQWRGPNRDAKVTGFQAPATWPKELTQKWKLTVGDGVATPALVGDKLYVFARQNGNEIIRCLNAATGEVLWHDENPAEAPTGNSAPFPGPRSSPTVGEGKLITLGVRGELICYEAASGKKLWAKNDFAGNVPRFFTSASPIIADGQCLAQLGGAMKGAIVSYDLNSGDEKWRWTGDGTAYASPMMLTVEGQPFVVTLTEKSVVAISPVDQKVVWSVPYSAQRGGYNAATPIIDSNIVIFSGSGRGTKAVKFEKKDGQLAPTELWSNSEISVQFDTPVLKDGLLYGFTATENLFCLSATDGKTMWTTPRMEGGGGRSGYGSIVDCGPVLMALTPAANLMVFEPSDKELKPLANYKVADSETHAYPVVSRNRIFIKDKNDVILWTIE; encoded by the coding sequence ATGACACGCGCCGCGGGTTGGGTTATCGTCGTTACCACCACCATCGCTCTTTGGCTCGCCCCGCTGGCGCAGGCCCAAGATTGGCCACAGTGGCGCGGGCCGAACCGCGATGCCAAAGTAACAGGCTTCCAAGCGCCGGCCACGTGGCCCAAGGAACTCACGCAAAAATGGAAGTTGACCGTCGGCGATGGCGTGGCCACGCCGGCGCTGGTGGGCGATAAGCTGTACGTGTTCGCGCGCCAGAACGGCAACGAAATTATCCGCTGTCTGAATGCCGCCACCGGCGAAGTGCTGTGGCACGACGAAAACCCGGCCGAGGCTCCCACCGGCAACTCGGCTCCCTTCCCCGGGCCGCGAAGCTCGCCCACCGTCGGCGAAGGGAAGCTCATCACGCTGGGAGTGCGTGGCGAGCTCATTTGCTACGAGGCCGCCAGCGGCAAAAAGTTGTGGGCCAAAAACGATTTTGCCGGCAACGTGCCGCGCTTCTTCACCAGCGCTTCGCCCATTATCGCCGACGGCCAGTGCCTGGCCCAACTGGGCGGCGCAATGAAGGGTGCCATTGTTTCTTACGACTTAAACAGCGGCGACGAAAAATGGCGCTGGACCGGCGATGGCACTGCCTACGCCTCGCCCATGATGCTCACCGTGGAAGGCCAGCCGTTTGTCGTCACGCTCACCGAAAAAAGCGTCGTGGCCATCAGCCCGGTCGATCAAAAAGTGGTTTGGTCGGTTCCCTATTCCGCGCAGCGCGGCGGTTACAACGCAGCCACGCCCATCATCGACAGCAACATCGTCATCTTCTCCGGCTCCGGCCGCGGCACGAAGGCCGTCAAGTTCGAAAAGAAAGACGGCCAGCTTGCGCCCACCGAGTTGTGGAGTAACAGTGAAATTTCCGTGCAATTCGACACGCCGGTTTTGAAAGATGGCTTGCTGTATGGCTTCACGGCCACCGAGAACTTGTTCTGCCTCAGCGCCACCGACGGCAAAACCATGTGGACCACGCCGCGCATGGAAGGGGGCGGCGGCCGCTCCGGTTACGGCTCCATTGTCGATTGCGGCCCGGTCCTCATGGCCCTGACGCCGGCGGCCAATCTGATGGTGTTTGAACCCAGCGACAAGGAATTAAAGCCACTGGCCAACTACAAAGTGGCCGAC